Proteins co-encoded in one Paracrocinitomix mangrovi genomic window:
- a CDS encoding response regulator transcription factor, which produces MTDKVKVLLAEDDANLGNLLSNYLKAKQFDVTLCVDGDIAIKRYKEQMFDFIILDVMMPVKDGYAVAKEIRETDKEIPILFLTAKSMKEDKLHGFDVGADDYLTKPFAMEELLARMNAILKRSYKEGKKQTNFNVGDISYDYLQQLIEIGGNEKKLTTKENELFYLLVKNGEEVLDRNEALNHVWGDDNYFNGRSMDVYITKLRKYLSDSDKVEIMNVHGKGFRLLVK; this is translated from the coding sequence ATGACTGATAAAGTAAAAGTATTGTTAGCAGAGGATGATGCCAATTTAGGCAACTTATTATCAAACTATTTAAAAGCAAAACAGTTTGACGTTACACTTTGCGTTGATGGTGACATTGCCATAAAGAGATACAAAGAACAAATGTTTGATTTTATCATTTTGGATGTCATGATGCCTGTTAAGGATGGATATGCTGTAGCCAAAGAAATTAGAGAGACTGATAAAGAGATTCCAATTTTATTCTTAACAGCCAAATCCATGAAAGAAGACAAATTACATGGATTTGATGTTGGTGCAGACGATTACCTGACCAAGCCTTTTGCAATGGAAGAATTATTGGCAAGAATGAACGCCATTTTAAAGAGATCTTATAAAGAAGGTAAAAAGCAAACCAACTTCAACGTTGGGGATATTAGTTATGATTATCTGCAACAATTAATTGAAATTGGAGGGAACGAAAAAAAGTTGACAACCAAAGAAAATGAACTTTTCTATCTACTTGTTAAAAATGGTGAAGAAGTATTGGACAGAAATGAAGCATTGAATCATGTATGGGGAGATGACAATTATTTCAATGGAAGAAGCATGGATGTTTACATAACTAAATTGAGAAAATATCTCTCAGATTCTGATAAAGTAGAGATTATGAATGTTCACGGAAAAGGATTCAGATTACTGGTTAAATAA
- a CDS encoding sensor histidine kinase has product MSVALVGLLLLQFFWIRNVHYLAEEQFQEDVNQCLEKTSSDLEHAETVNLMEPDLYKRGLQGSYTDFVRSEFGEVMSAQEAIQVRDTIIVKDGEPMRFLVVMGTTIDTATGLRAEHRVITKNYGEIAPTDIENSVLGISDTNSFAIQLNRSFERQIMNKADYLNKLMVNIFTNNIFDDIALRVDPRYLDSVLAKNLSVKKIDTLFTFNVVDRNYESVEFFIKSPHLDPDLTSSQYNTLLFPSDIVSGDYQLLISFPKERLYVWKNMAGTLVGSLLLVLIVVFAFYFAVSTIYKQKQLSEIKNDFISNMTHELKTPISTISLACEAAKDPDVGADQETIQSFIGMIDQENKRLGKLVENVLQTALIDKGKLKLNLESNRLDLLVKEVVNNFQIRFKDRGGRIEIDQLDEVEWLSDKIHFSNVIYNLLDNSLKYCDGSPLVKISLKAVDEKVEIIVEDNGIGIKKEDQKRIFEKLYRVPTGDVHNVKGFGLGLSYVHAIVDLHHGVIDLESEEGVGSTFKITLKND; this is encoded by the coding sequence ATGTCAGTAGCCTTAGTTGGTTTACTGTTGTTGCAATTCTTTTGGATTAGAAATGTTCACTATTTGGCAGAAGAACAGTTTCAGGAAGATGTAAACCAGTGTTTGGAAAAAACTTCTTCTGATTTGGAACATGCTGAAACGGTTAATTTGATGGAACCGGACTTGTATAAAAGAGGCTTGCAAGGGTCTTATACAGATTTTGTGAGATCTGAGTTTGGTGAAGTAATGTCAGCTCAAGAAGCTATTCAGGTTAGAGATACTATCATTGTTAAGGATGGTGAACCAATGAGATTCCTGGTTGTAATGGGAACCACTATTGATACTGCTACCGGTTTGCGTGCTGAGCATAGGGTGATCACCAAGAATTATGGTGAAATTGCCCCAACAGATATTGAAAATTCAGTTTTAGGTATTTCTGATACTAATTCCTTTGCAATTCAGTTAAATCGTTCATTTGAGCGTCAAATAATGAATAAAGCTGATTATCTCAATAAGCTGATGGTAAACATTTTTACCAATAATATTTTTGATGACATTGCTTTAAGAGTTGATCCCAGATATTTAGACTCAGTATTAGCGAAAAATTTATCAGTTAAAAAAATTGATACCTTATTTACATTTAATGTAGTAGACAGAAACTATGAAAGTGTTGAATTCTTTATTAAAAGTCCTCATTTAGATCCTGATCTTACCAGTAGCCAGTACAATACTTTACTTTTTCCGAGTGATATTGTTTCAGGTGATTATCAACTACTCATTTCATTTCCAAAAGAAAGGTTATATGTATGGAAAAATATGGCCGGTACACTGGTTGGTTCTTTACTATTGGTATTGATAGTCGTTTTTGCATTTTATTTTGCTGTTTCAACTATCTACAAACAAAAACAATTGTCTGAAATTAAAAATGACTTTATCAGCAACATGACACATGAGTTGAAAACTCCGATATCAACTATTTCACTGGCTTGTGAAGCTGCTAAAGATCCGGATGTTGGTGCTGATCAAGAAACTATTCAAAGCTTTATCGGAATGATAGATCAAGAGAATAAACGCTTGGGTAAATTGGTTGAAAATGTGTTGCAAACGGCTTTGATTGATAAAGGGAAATTAAAACTGAATCTTGAATCTAATAGGTTGGATTTATTAGTAAAAGAGGTAGTTAACAATTTTCAGATAAGATTTAAAGATAGAGGAGGGAGAATTGAAATTGATCAATTGGATGAGGTAGAGTGGTTGTCAGACAAAATCCATTTTAGCAATGTGATTTATAATTTGCTTGACAACTCATTAAAATATTGTGATGGATCACCATTGGTAAAAATATCTTTAAAAGCCGTAGACGAAAAAGTTGAAATTATCGTTGAGGATAATGGAATTGGAATTAAAAAAGAGGACCAAAAAAGAATATTTGAAAAACTATACCGTGTTCCAACCGGAGATGTACATAACGTTAAAGGGTTTGGATTAGGTTTAAGTTATGTTCATGCCATTGTGGATTTACATCATGGGGTAATTGATTTGGAGAGTGAAGAAGGTGTAGGATCAACATTTAAAATCACTTTAAAAAATGACTGA
- a CDS encoding 1-acyl-sn-glycerol-3-phosphate acyltransferase — MVNAPKKLKEQTIFVSNHPSSFLDPLFVASLNRPSMFFMTRSDVFKPWLKPITWSSQMVPIYRAEQDGGGTYDKNQEIFVEVQKVLKQRKNLIMFGEGLTYDTFMRSLKPLRKGPARIAINTMESTNWEIDLKIRAVGINYANPGTFRADVVVKFGDPILLKDLKPMYDENPNKVMTHIIRTMQNELEKNTVFLADKKKLDFFEHLLILSRKGMNDKHYDPKIPVIEKFEYSQKLGQRINNEYQGEETQWEELKSSTDNYFKKLEENKVDESFVYQFQKNNNKKSLFKNWLFLLLTFPIFILGAIHSAIPYFAVKKLVEKMFKRPVFWSGVKAVLGGLFWLIYTLPIFWLFDAFLYPALGISDFWIGFIISWIYFWTIPAVTFIFWHYWIQMFKQTLEFGKQSDTTLSTLVKERKSLLAQMAAMNI, encoded by the coding sequence ATGGTTAATGCTCCAAAAAAATTAAAAGAACAGACCATTTTTGTATCCAATCATCCCAGTTCTTTTTTAGACCCCCTTTTTGTTGCAAGCTTAAATCGTCCTTCTATGTTTTTTATGACAAGAAGTGACGTGTTTAAACCCTGGTTGAAGCCAATTACATGGTCCAGTCAAATGGTACCAATTTATAGAGCAGAGCAAGATGGTGGTGGCACTTATGATAAAAATCAAGAGATTTTTGTAGAAGTTCAAAAGGTCCTTAAGCAACGTAAAAACTTAATCATGTTTGGTGAAGGTTTAACTTATGACACTTTCATGAGGAGCTTAAAACCGCTAAGAAAAGGACCGGCAAGAATAGCAATCAACACCATGGAGAGTACCAATTGGGAGATTGATCTAAAAATAAGGGCAGTAGGTATTAACTATGCTAACCCAGGTACTTTTAGAGCAGATGTTGTTGTGAAATTTGGAGACCCTATTTTGCTTAAGGATTTAAAGCCAATGTATGATGAAAACCCTAATAAGGTTATGACTCATATTATCCGAACCATGCAGAATGAGTTAGAAAAAAATACAGTGTTTCTTGCTGACAAAAAGAAACTGGACTTTTTTGAGCACTTATTAATTCTGAGCAGAAAAGGGATGAATGACAAACATTATGACCCTAAAATTCCGGTTATTGAAAAGTTTGAATATTCTCAAAAATTGGGACAAAGAATTAATAATGAATATCAAGGTGAGGAAACTCAATGGGAGGAATTAAAATCAAGTACCGATAACTACTTTAAAAAACTTGAAGAAAACAAGGTTGACGAATCATTTGTTTATCAATTTCAGAAGAACAATAATAAAAAGTCACTTTTTAAAAATTGGCTTTTTCTATTATTGACTTTCCCTATTTTTATTTTGGGAGCAATTCACAGTGCAATTCCTTATTTCGCAGTTAAAAAGCTGGTAGAAAAAATGTTTAAAAGACCCGTTTTTTGGAGTGGTGTAAAGGCCGTTTTAGGTGGGCTTTTTTGGTTAATATATACATTACCAATTTTTTGGTTGTTTGATGCTTTTCTTTATCCTGCTTTAGGTATATCAGACTTTTGGATAGGCTTTATAATCAGTTGGATTTATTTTTGGACCATTCCGGCAGTAACATTCATCTTTTGGCACTACTGGATCCAAATGTTTAAACAAACCTTGGAGTTTGGAAAACAATCTGATACCACCTTAAGTACATTAGTTAAAGAAAGAAAATCTCTACTAGCACAAATGGCAGCAATGAATATTTAA
- a CDS encoding exo-beta-N-acetylmuramidase NamZ domain-containing protein has product MRIWFLAIMCPLLISCNESSEHDETTEASGTSEHAQDSTKKTENLYCNDLVEVGAEIFNQYLFELENKRVAVVGNQTSMVGNTHLVDTLLSKGVNIVKVFSPEHGFRGDADAGEKVDNSKDPKTGLPIISLYGKNKKPTDEQLSDVDIIVFDIQDVGARFYTYISTLTYVMEAAAENDLKVVILDRPNPNGFYVDGPLLKNGYDSFVGMHHIPIVHGMTIGEYALMINDSNLVTNNKGIGAMLNVVQCKGWDHRQYYELPIAPSPNLPDMKSVYWYPSLCLFEGTVVSIGRGTDIPFQCVGHPEMTNKEADFNFTPAPNQGAKNPKLNGEECFGYDLSTWEIEEIRGQKRLNLSYLLNFYSALDKGSEFFVSNGFFNLLAGSSELRKGIEAGMSEEEIRERWQSDINTFKKVREKYLLYTDFE; this is encoded by the coding sequence ATGAGGATTTGGTTTTTAGCTATAATGTGTCCGTTACTAATAAGTTGCAACGAAAGTTCTGAACATGATGAAACTACAGAAGCATCAGGAACTTCAGAGCATGCTCAAGATTCAACTAAGAAAACTGAAAATTTATACTGTAATGATTTGGTTGAAGTTGGCGCAGAAATATTTAATCAGTACTTATTTGAATTAGAAAATAAGCGTGTTGCTGTTGTAGGAAATCAAACATCAATGGTTGGTAATACTCACCTGGTGGATACTTTATTATCTAAAGGGGTAAATATTGTAAAAGTTTTTTCTCCTGAACACGGTTTTAGAGGAGATGCTGATGCTGGAGAAAAAGTGGACAATAGCAAAGATCCAAAAACCGGTTTACCGATAATTTCACTTTATGGGAAGAATAAAAAACCAACTGATGAGCAATTGTCAGATGTAGATATCATTGTCTTTGATATTCAAGATGTGGGCGCAAGGTTTTACACTTACATTTCTACCTTAACTTATGTTATGGAGGCAGCTGCCGAAAATGATTTAAAAGTTGTTATTCTTGATCGTCCTAATCCGAATGGGTTTTATGTTGATGGCCCGTTGCTAAAAAATGGATATGACTCATTTGTAGGAATGCATCATATTCCTATTGTGCATGGGATGACAATTGGAGAGTATGCTTTAATGATCAACGATTCAAATTTAGTGACAAACAATAAAGGTATAGGGGCAATGTTAAACGTTGTTCAATGTAAAGGTTGGGATCATAGACAGTATTATGAACTTCCTATAGCTCCATCACCAAATTTGCCTGATATGAAATCAGTTTACTGGTATCCTTCTCTTTGTTTATTTGAAGGAACTGTTGTAAGTATTGGTAGAGGAACAGATATTCCTTTTCAATGTGTTGGTCATCCTGAAATGACAAATAAGGAAGCTGATTTTAATTTTACTCCGGCTCCAAATCAAGGGGCAAAGAATCCAAAATTAAATGGAGAAGAGTGTTTTGGGTATGACCTTTCTACTTGGGAGATTGAAGAAATTAGAGGACAAAAGAGATTGAACCTGAGTTATTTGTTGAACTTCTATTCAGCACTTGACAAAGGGAGTGAATTTTTTGTTTCAAATGGATTTTTTAACCTTTTAGCCGGGAGTAGTGAATTGCGTAAAGGTATTGAAGCGGGTATGTCTGAAGAAGAAATTAGAGAAAGATGGCAAAGCGATATCAACACGTTCAAAAAAGTAAGAGAAAAGTACTTGCTTTATACAGATTTTGAATAA
- a CDS encoding ABC transporter permease: MKTVFFIARRIMQGNHSQNRLSKPIVFISLTSIILGVAIMIISVSIVTGFQESIRNKVIGFGSHIQVTNLYDNSSMESSPILIDQDFYPELEENEENVKQIQIFAYKPAILQSKRDSVVFQIAGKDSLIDGNQEIMGVLFKGVDQDYDWNFFSDKIVEGRLIKFDSLNTEVLISKYIADKMGYKTGDEIESFFIMNNGPKKRKFKICGIYDTGFEEFDKEFIFTQIQHIQKLNNWGVQTFLTVRKDTCINDKFVLKSITTGGSGEYKYRWNGSEIYSDQDFILLNGRTEENIEVISTDFEREIYGLKTDIHSIPDTAIAKITVTNPCKCDQSTLAEQIDFISENEIKMPFGKIEIQNGKGTYNQYAGGFEIILENWEDLDKMDEIIYLNIPGYLRTKKITELQPVIFSWLDFLDINIIIIIVLILVVSLINMITSLLVMILEKTNMIGILKAIGASNKTIRQIFLMNSIFLLSRGLFWGNLLGIGLIVIQYYTGVFTLNPEVYYLDTVPVNLNIFHILLVNLLTIVVVRITLILPSFLITRIDPIKAIKFD; encoded by the coding sequence TTGAAAACCGTATTCTTTATAGCACGTCGCATAATGCAAGGGAATCACAGTCAAAACAGACTGTCTAAACCTATCGTATTTATCTCATTGACAAGCATTATTTTAGGTGTTGCTATCATGATAATTTCTGTATCTATAGTTACCGGATTTCAGGAAAGTATCAGAAATAAAGTGATTGGATTTGGTTCACACATTCAGGTAACCAATCTTTACGACAACTCTTCAATGGAATCTAGCCCAATATTGATCGATCAAGATTTTTATCCCGAGTTAGAAGAAAATGAAGAAAACGTAAAACAAATTCAAATTTTCGCCTATAAACCAGCCATTTTACAATCTAAAAGAGATTCTGTGGTTTTTCAAATTGCCGGAAAAGACTCTTTAATTGATGGCAATCAGGAGATAATGGGTGTTTTATTCAAAGGTGTTGATCAGGATTACGATTGGAACTTTTTCAGTGATAAAATAGTAGAGGGTCGATTAATCAAATTTGACTCACTCAATACTGAGGTATTGATTTCCAAATACATTGCCGATAAAATGGGCTATAAAACCGGAGATGAAATTGAATCCTTTTTCATCATGAACAATGGTCCAAAAAAACGGAAATTCAAAATCTGCGGAATTTATGACACAGGTTTTGAAGAATTTGACAAGGAATTCATCTTTACTCAAATTCAACACATACAGAAATTAAATAATTGGGGAGTACAAACTTTTTTGACGGTTAGAAAAGATACTTGTATTAATGACAAATTTGTTCTGAAAAGTATTACAACCGGAGGAAGTGGAGAATATAAGTATCGCTGGAATGGATCAGAAATATATTCGGATCAAGATTTTATCCTTTTAAATGGTAGAACAGAAGAAAATATTGAAGTTATAAGCACAGATTTTGAAAGAGAAATTTATGGATTAAAAACAGACATACATTCAATCCCGGACACTGCGATTGCCAAAATCACAGTCACCAATCCATGTAAATGTGATCAAAGCACACTTGCAGAACAGATAGATTTTATTTCAGAAAATGAAATCAAAATGCCTTTTGGCAAAATTGAGATTCAAAATGGGAAAGGCACATATAACCAATATGCAGGAGGTTTTGAGATTATTTTAGAAAACTGGGAAGATTTGGACAAAATGGATGAAATCATTTACCTTAATATCCCCGGTTATTTGCGTACTAAAAAAATCACTGAATTGCAGCCGGTAATATTTTCCTGGTTAGATTTTCTTGACATCAACATCATTATCATTATTGTCTTAATTCTGGTGGTTTCACTAATCAATATGATTACGTCATTATTGGTTATGATTCTTGAAAAAACAAATATGATAGGGATTCTTAAGGCAATTGGAGCATCCAACAAAACTATTAGACAGATATTTTTGATGAACTCTATTTTCTTGCTTAGCCGTGGACTATTTTGGGGTAACCTACTAGGCATAGGACTTATCGTTATACAGTATTATACAGGTGTATTCACTTTGAATCCTGAAGTATATTATTTAGACACAGTTCCGGTTAACTTGAACATCTTTCATATCTTATTGGTTAATCTTTTGACAATTGTTGTTGTAAGAATCACTTTAATTCTCCCTAGCTTTTTAATAACTAGAATTGACCCAATCAAAGCAATTAAGTTTGATTAA
- a CDS encoding dihydrolipoamide acetyltransferase family protein translates to MAEIEIRLPKMGESVTEATITNWLKEVGDTVEMDEPLVEVATDKVDNELPSEAEGVLVKKLYDVNDVVQVGEVIAIISTDGEAPASTPDSGSEPVAQEVKEEAAVEEAVLEAVSAPVNGTASDLPKSGDSGRFYSPLVRSIAKTEGISFEQLESIKGSGENNRVTKKDILAFIENGGGQTSVAPVKEVATSAPAQKTATTSAPAKTTIHAPEVPVYPGDEIVEMDRMRKLISDHMVMSKHTSPHVTSYVEADVTNIVNWRNKIKNKFFEKEGEKMTFTPIFIEAITKAIKDFPGVNISVSGNNIIKRKHINIGMATALPSGNLIVPVIKDADQLNLIGLTKSVNDLADRARNNKLTSDDIQGGTYTVTNVGTFGNVMGTPIINQPQVAILAVGAIRKVPAVIETKDGDFIGIRHKMFLSHSYDHRVVDGALGGQFVRRVADYLEQFDPNREL, encoded by the coding sequence ATGGCAGAAATCGAGATAAGACTCCCAAAAATGGGGGAAAGTGTTACAGAAGCTACAATTACAAACTGGTTAAAAGAAGTTGGTGATACCGTTGAAATGGATGAGCCACTAGTTGAAGTAGCTACTGACAAAGTAGATAACGAATTGCCTTCTGAAGCTGAAGGGGTACTGGTTAAAAAACTGTATGACGTTAATGACGTGGTACAAGTAGGTGAAGTAATTGCTATTATTTCTACAGATGGTGAAGCACCTGCTTCAACACCTGATAGTGGTTCAGAACCAGTTGCTCAAGAAGTTAAAGAAGAAGCAGCTGTTGAAGAGGCTGTTTTAGAAGCAGTATCTGCTCCTGTAAATGGCACAGCTTCAGACCTTCCTAAATCTGGAGATTCTGGTAGATTCTATTCTCCTTTGGTTCGCAGTATTGCAAAAACTGAAGGAATTTCATTTGAGCAATTAGAAAGTATTAAAGGTTCAGGTGAAAACAATAGGGTTACTAAAAAAGACATTTTAGCTTTTATTGAAAATGGAGGAGGTCAAACTTCAGTTGCTCCGGTAAAAGAAGTAGCTACTTCCGCTCCTGCTCAAAAAACCGCTACTACTTCTGCTCCTGCCAAGACAACAATTCATGCTCCTGAGGTACCGGTTTATCCTGGTGATGAAATTGTTGAAATGGACAGAATGAGAAAGTTGATCTCTGATCACATGGTAATGTCTAAACATACTTCTCCTCACGTTACTTCATATGTTGAGGCAGATGTAACCAATATTGTGAACTGGAGAAACAAGATCAAAAATAAATTCTTTGAAAAAGAAGGAGAGAAAATGACTTTCACCCCTATTTTCATTGAAGCAATTACAAAAGCAATTAAAGATTTCCCTGGTGTTAATATCTCTGTTAGTGGAAATAACATTATCAAAAGAAAACACATCAATATAGGAATGGCTACTGCTCTTCCATCTGGAAACTTGATTGTACCTGTAATTAAAGATGCTGACCAATTAAATTTAATTGGTTTGACAAAATCTGTAAATGATTTAGCTGATAGAGCTAGAAACAATAAATTGACTTCTGATGATATCCAAGGAGGTACATACACTGTTACTAACGTAGGTACTTTTGGTAATGTAATGGGAACACCTATTATTAACCAACCTCAAGTTGCAATACTTGCTGTTGGTGCTATAAGAAAAGTGCCTGCTGTTATTGAAACCAAGGATGGAGACTTCATTGGAATCAGACATAAAATGTTCTTATCTCACTCTTATGACCACCGTGTAGTAGACGGTGCTTTAGGTGGACAATTTGTTCGAAGAGTGGCGGATTATTTGGAACAATTTGATCCCAACCGAGAGTTATAA
- a CDS encoding OmpA family protein, which produces MRKLLNILSLLLLICTVNLQSLDCHAQLKESQVKKLVKKGRSAYNKGEYWKAKSYYDKVTASNTTKPQYWLEAGKVYYDSQIEREKSLEYFKKALEYSGQDGKDTIPEIFYYKAKAHHFVGEYEEAIASYNIFLNNVSNNKKGLARRQEVIREIQVCNNGVDLKGLEQKRYAQVTNMGQKVNSDYPDYAPVVTNDENLILFCSRRPPGQKKSLDGLYYEDIFYTQKRGETWGQADIIDKSSGYINQNVNDGKQHEAPISLSADGKTLFIYKKNSIWKSEKDANGKWGIPRRMNQNVNIGTHNPSVHITNDGTEMFIVSEGAQGGIGGRDIYHTRIKDNGGWEKPVNLGDVINTPFNEDAPFLSSDGKTLYFASTGHNSMGGYDIFKTERDENGNWSKPVNIGAPINSSGDDIYYVENAEGTLAYYASMRPGSFGYLDLYTASFECKNIPSTEVRGYAIFAENHLPVPGVIKVINKETGEEAGTFQIDSRTGKYTMVLKPEQTYYLELIVNQSKYNDVRPHREEFTIPKQCEYYNLYQEISIDYLKDSTGVSYAQRAHFKNAMFDIESEIKKEYGNNLDLSGSATVENSIKGISGHISHNSVLNVQYVELLLLNQGNQVVRMTQTDEFGDFAFEKVDPNQDYILVINEDDAKISQLGDNMGSADEITLEGIVYNFNDKTNNPRPQLKVYLANTKRDISNATISNPNGRFTLSNVPQDANAIANLNSATTISYNLDLSDTEITYSAFITHIDPNNTELAYTEYIDIIELREMSTDPQGGNLGGQDFANLLFDFDKYFLRDKSKDILTALYEYLRDNPTVTIRLEGHTDWFGTPEYNMGLSKDRSLSAHKYLIDKGIAPNRIQNLWFGETKEIVQQNKPDGSDDPEARQLNRRVEIKVEIPEMADIYLSL; this is translated from the coding sequence ATGAGGAAATTGCTTAACATATTATCCTTATTGTTGTTGATTTGTACAGTCAACCTTCAATCCTTGGATTGTCATGCTCAATTGAAAGAAAGTCAAGTAAAAAAACTTGTAAAAAAAGGAAGAAGCGCGTACAACAAAGGTGAATACTGGAAAGCTAAGTCATACTATGACAAAGTAACTGCCTCCAATACCACCAAACCTCAATATTGGCTTGAAGCAGGAAAAGTTTATTACGACTCTCAAATTGAAAGAGAAAAATCACTTGAATATTTCAAAAAGGCGTTAGAATATTCAGGTCAAGATGGTAAAGACACCATCCCGGAAATTTTCTATTATAAAGCTAAGGCGCATCACTTTGTTGGAGAGTATGAAGAAGCAATTGCCAGTTATAACATCTTCTTAAACAACGTCTCTAATAATAAAAAGGGATTGGCAAGAAGACAAGAGGTTATTCGTGAAATTCAGGTTTGTAATAATGGTGTTGACTTGAAAGGTTTAGAGCAAAAGCGATATGCTCAAGTTACCAACATGGGTCAAAAAGTAAACTCAGATTATCCTGACTATGCTCCTGTTGTTACCAATGATGAAAACTTGATTTTATTCTGTTCAAGAAGACCTCCGGGACAAAAGAAAAGCTTGGACGGATTGTATTATGAAGATATTTTTTACACTCAAAAAAGAGGTGAAACCTGGGGACAAGCAGATATCATTGATAAATCTTCAGGATATATCAATCAAAATGTAAATGACGGAAAACAACATGAGGCTCCAATTAGTTTATCGGCAGACGGAAAAACCTTATTTATCTACAAAAAGAATAGTATTTGGAAATCTGAAAAAGATGCCAACGGTAAGTGGGGAATTCCTAGAAGAATGAACCAAAATGTAAACATTGGAACCCATAACCCTTCAGTTCATATTACCAATGATGGAACAGAAATGTTTATCGTTTCTGAAGGAGCTCAAGGTGGAATTGGTGGTAGAGATATATACCACACAAGAATAAAAGATAATGGTGGATGGGAAAAACCTGTGAATCTTGGGGACGTAATTAACACACCTTTCAACGAAGATGCTCCTTTCCTATCCTCTGACGGTAAAACGCTTTATTTTGCTTCAACCGGACATAACTCAATGGGTGGTTATGACATCTTTAAAACTGAAAGAGATGAAAATGGCAATTGGTCAAAACCTGTAAATATTGGAGCTCCAATCAATTCATCAGGAGATGATATTTATTATGTTGAAAATGCAGAAGGAACCTTAGCATATTATGCATCTATGAGACCAGGTTCATTTGGTTATCTGGATTTATATACTGCCAGCTTTGAATGTAAAAACATCCCTTCAACAGAAGTGAGAGGATATGCCATCTTTGCTGAGAATCACTTGCCTGTTCCGGGTGTAATTAAAGTAATCAACAAAGAAACCGGTGAAGAAGCAGGAACTTTCCAAATTGATTCCAGAACGGGAAAATACACAATGGTGTTAAAGCCTGAGCAAACTTATTACCTTGAACTTATTGTGAATCAAAGTAAATACAATGATGTTCGCCCTCATAGAGAAGAGTTTACTATTCCTAAACAATGTGAGTATTACAATTTGTATCAAGAAATCTCAATTGATTACTTGAAGGATTCTACAGGTGTATCATATGCTCAAAGAGCTCATTTTAAAAATGCCATGTTCGATATTGAAAGTGAAATCAAAAAAGAATATGGAAACAATCTTGATTTAAGTGGAAGTGCAACAGTAGAAAATTCAATTAAAGGTATTTCTGGCCATATTTCGCACAACTCAGTATTGAATGTTCAATACGTTGAACTATTGTTATTGAATCAAGGAAATCAAGTGGTTAGAATGACACAAACAGATGAGTTTGGAGACTTTGCCTTTGAAAAAGTAGATCCAAATCAGGATTACATCCTTGTAATAAATGAAGATGATGCTAAAATTAGCCAGTTAGGTGACAATATGGGAAGTGCTGATGAAATCACTTTAGAAGGTATCGTATATAACTTTAATGACAAAACAAACAATCCTAGACCACAGTTAAAGGTTTATCTGGCTAATACCAAAAGAGATATCTCAAACGCAACCATCTCTAATCCAAATGGAAGATTTACCTTATCCAATGTTCCTCAAGATGCTAACGCAATAGCTAATTTAAACAGTGCTACAACTATTTCTTATAATCTTGATTTGTCTGATACTGAAATTACTTACTCAGCCTTTATTACTCATATTGATCCAAACAATACTGAACTAGCTTATACAGAATATATTGACATTATTGAGTTAAGAGAAATGTCTACTGATCCACAAGGAGGTAATTTAGGCGGTCAAGATTTTGCTAACTTATTGTTTGATTTTGACAAATACTTCTTGAGAGATAAGAGTAAGGATATATTAACTGCTCTTTACGAATATTTAAGAGATAACCCTACTGTAACAATTAGATTAGAAGGGCATACTGATTGGTTTGGTACTCCTGAGTATAATATGGGGCTATCAAAAGACAGATCTTTATCTGCTCACAAATATTTAATTGACAAAGGAATTGCTCCTAACAGAATTCAAAACCTATGGTTTGGAGAAACAAAAGAAATTGTTCAACAAAACAAACCTGATGGCTCAGATGACCCTGAAGCCAGACAATTAAACCGAAGAGTAGAAATTAAAGTAGAAATCCCTGAAATGGCAGACATATATCTATCTTTGTAG